The proteins below are encoded in one region of Aquisphaera giovannonii:
- a CDS encoding acyltransferase family protein, with product MPSERAGGSGARYHSLDGLRAAAMLAGVFYHAVPGFGPGAASSFAEWLHSFRMPLFMLISGFFGLMILEKYGLRRYLTKRWWRIGLPMLIGLFTFMPIYSMYGPMAGMFPGPGGPDGPPGFDAGPPRGPGGPPGFGEMPPPPPGMMPPFLQRFDADGDGSLSEAEWKKVREEGPSSGPPGGGPGGPPGFGPPGFGPPGFGGGSSSLNRRIFGETGRLFSLGHLWFLWYLLVFVTAAPAVSAVASWTTSGVRAATERLGGGLVRLGLAPLVLALVSLPLMMLMPSFMGWGLPLASGIGGQFPDFFFQYEPDWPYYFAYFMAGWWLYSRRVDLPAVGRTWLPMLALGVASYVAFRWFSDRYQRQTGLPHYGQLRILGYGLYAVGSALTSWGLVGLFQRNLDRPSRPGRYFSETALWIYLVHQDILGPVMRGLRPLRLEALPQGLLATALTIGIAVALYELLIRRTPLVWVFGPGRPRAGREEVVEPAVPADEIVSENGSEVTAPKANAVVDEAR from the coding sequence ATGCCGAGTGAACGAGCGGGAGGGTCCGGGGCGCGGTACCACTCCCTCGACGGCCTGCGGGCCGCCGCCATGCTCGCGGGGGTTTTCTATCACGCCGTCCCGGGTTTCGGGCCGGGGGCGGCCTCGTCCTTCGCGGAGTGGCTGCACAGCTTCCGCATGCCGCTGTTCATGCTCATCTCGGGCTTCTTCGGCCTGATGATTCTGGAGAAGTACGGCCTGCGTCGCTACCTCACGAAACGCTGGTGGCGGATCGGGCTGCCGATGCTCATCGGCCTCTTCACGTTCATGCCGATTTACAGCATGTACGGCCCGATGGCCGGGATGTTCCCGGGGCCCGGCGGCCCCGATGGCCCCCCCGGCTTCGACGCTGGACCTCCGCGTGGCCCCGGCGGGCCCCCGGGCTTCGGCGAGATGCCCCCCCCGCCGCCGGGCATGATGCCCCCGTTCCTCCAGCGATTCGACGCGGACGGCGACGGCTCCCTGAGCGAGGCCGAGTGGAAGAAAGTCCGCGAGGAGGGCCCGAGTTCCGGCCCCCCCGGCGGCGGCCCCGGCGGCCCCCCCGGCTTCGGCCCTCCCGGCTTCGGCCCTCCCGGGTTCGGGGGGGGCTCGAGCTCGCTCAATCGCCGCATCTTCGGCGAGACGGGCCGGCTCTTCTCGCTCGGCCACCTCTGGTTCCTCTGGTACCTACTCGTCTTCGTCACGGCGGCCCCGGCGGTCTCGGCGGTCGCATCCTGGACGACGTCCGGGGTCAGGGCGGCGACCGAACGGCTCGGGGGCGGCCTGGTCCGCCTCGGGCTAGCACCGCTGGTGCTCGCCCTGGTCAGCCTGCCCCTCATGATGCTCATGCCCAGCTTCATGGGGTGGGGCCTGCCCCTGGCCTCCGGCATCGGCGGCCAGTTCCCCGACTTCTTCTTCCAGTACGAGCCGGACTGGCCGTACTACTTCGCCTACTTCATGGCCGGCTGGTGGCTCTATTCCCGCCGGGTGGACCTGCCGGCCGTGGGTCGGACCTGGCTTCCGATGTTGGCCCTCGGCGTCGCGAGCTACGTCGCCTTCCGATGGTTCTCGGACCGCTACCAGCGTCAGACCGGATTGCCCCACTACGGCCAGCTCCGCATCCTCGGCTACGGCCTCTACGCCGTGGGGTCGGCCCTCACCTCGTGGGGGCTCGTCGGCCTCTTCCAGCGGAATCTCGACCGGCCGAGCCGCCCGGGCCGCTACTTCTCCGAGACGGCTCTTTGGATTTACCTCGTCCACCAGGACATCCTCGGACCGGTGATGCGCGGCCTCCGGCCCCTGCGGCTCGAAGCCTTGCCCCAGGGGTTGCTCGCGACCGCACTGACCATCGGCATCGCGGTCGCCCTGTACGAGCTGCTCATCCGCCGGACGCCGCTCGTCTGGGTCTTCGGCCCCGGCCGCCCCCGGGCCGGACGCGAGGAAGTCGTCGAGCCCGCCGTCCCGGCCGACGAAATCGTGAGCGAAAACGGCTCGGAGGTGACGGCCCCGAAGGCGAACGCCGTCGTCGACGAGGCCCGCTAA
- a CDS encoding sensor histidine kinase gives MRTTLVAIVLWALATIALCVLGIWATARALDRPRDRGPDPTRSLMSMLADDTARAFEEGGPEGLAIYLRRLANRLPGERFLVDSRGRDLADGSDRADLVESAGAADFAIAGRPDGRLAAVIRPRGGRYRFVWLVEPWFEPPSPWPFIAVVVAIIAAMGSALALYLSVPLRRLRRVMDRFGRGDLRARVGSRRRDEIGVVSREFDLLAERVETLVAAERRLLQDVSHELRSPLTRLDVAVGLAIRREDRGPLLERIRRDVSRLSELVGELLHLTRVEGDPSARVLEVVRLGELLGTLLEDCTIEAESKGCRLAYEASWPGPMRGDPELLRRAFENVIRNAIRHAPEGSDVEVSLEPCGQGAKVIVRDFGSGVPAEALPSLFEPFFRVEGDRSRESGGVGLGLAIARRAVAIHGGRIEARNAEPGLAVEMVLPGS, from the coding sequence ATGCGGACGACCCTGGTCGCCATCGTGCTCTGGGCCCTCGCGACGATCGCCCTCTGCGTGCTCGGGATCTGGGCGACGGCCCGGGCCCTCGACCGCCCGCGGGACCGGGGGCCCGACCCGACGCGGAGTCTCATGAGCATGCTCGCGGACGACACCGCCCGGGCATTCGAAGAGGGCGGGCCCGAGGGGCTGGCGATCTACCTTCGGCGGCTCGCCAACCGGCTCCCCGGTGAGCGATTCCTCGTCGATTCGCGCGGCCGCGACCTGGCCGACGGTTCCGACCGGGCCGACCTCGTCGAATCCGCGGGGGCCGCCGACTTCGCCATCGCAGGCCGACCCGACGGGCGGCTCGCGGCCGTCATCCGGCCCCGGGGAGGCCGCTATCGGTTCGTCTGGCTCGTCGAGCCGTGGTTCGAGCCTCCGAGCCCGTGGCCGTTCATCGCCGTCGTCGTCGCCATCATCGCCGCGATGGGCTCGGCCCTGGCCCTCTACCTCTCCGTGCCGCTCCGCCGGCTCCGGCGGGTGATGGACCGCTTCGGCCGGGGCGACCTCCGGGCCCGCGTCGGCTCGCGTCGCCGCGATGAAATCGGCGTCGTCTCCCGCGAGTTCGACCTCCTGGCCGAGCGGGTCGAGACGCTCGTCGCCGCGGAGCGGCGGCTCCTGCAGGACGTCTCGCACGAGTTGCGGTCTCCGCTCACCCGGCTCGACGTGGCCGTCGGCCTGGCCATCAGGCGTGAGGACCGGGGCCCGCTCCTCGAACGCATCCGCCGGGACGTGTCGCGGCTCTCCGAACTCGTCGGCGAGCTCCTCCATCTGACGCGGGTCGAAGGCGACCCCTCGGCCCGCGTCCTGGAGGTCGTCCGCCTCGGAGAACTGCTCGGTACCCTCCTCGAGGACTGCACCATCGAGGCCGAGTCGAAGGGCTGCCGCCTGGCCTACGAGGCGTCGTGGCCGGGACCGATGAGGGGCGACCCGGAGCTGCTGCGTCGGGCCTTCGAGAACGTCATCCGCAACGCCATCCGGCATGCCCCGGAGGGGTCGGACGTCGAGGTTTCCCTGGAGCCGTGCGGTCAGGGTGCGAAGGTCATCGTCCGGGACTTCGGCTCGGGCGTCCCCGCGGAGGCGTTGCCGTCGCTCTTCGAGCCGTTCTTCCGGGTCGAGGGAGACCGGAGCCGGGAGAGCGGCGGGGTCGGCCTGGGCCTGGCCATCGCCCGCCGGGCCGTCGCGATCCACGGCGGCCGCATCGAGGCCCGCAACGCGGAGCCGGGCCTCGCCGTCGAGATGGTCCTGCCAGGCTCCTGA
- a CDS encoding response regulator transcription factor gives MGREPTSADERPHALLVDDDVELGELLQDALDEHGIRVELARDGRRGLARALSGEHDLLLLDVMLPGLDGFELLRLVRRKSRVPVIMLTARTAPADQIAGLDAGADDYLPKPFGADVLLARVRAVLRRSGRGMAGPNALEVGRFRLILGAREVLVGGSPVALTDLEYDIFEYLARAAGRVVPRNELSVALFQRPATPFDRALDTHICNLRKKLGEHGEAIATVRSVGYLLRAPDGPGGAG, from the coding sequence ATGGGACGCGAGCCGACTTCCGCCGACGAGCGTCCTCATGCCCTCCTGGTCGATGACGACGTCGAGCTGGGCGAGCTCCTGCAGGACGCCCTCGACGAGCACGGCATCCGCGTCGAGCTGGCACGCGACGGACGCCGGGGTTTGGCCCGGGCCCTCTCCGGCGAGCACGACCTGCTCCTGCTCGACGTGATGCTGCCCGGCCTCGACGGATTCGAGCTGCTCCGCCTGGTCCGCCGCAAGAGCCGCGTCCCGGTCATCATGCTGACGGCCCGCACGGCACCGGCCGACCAGATCGCGGGCCTCGACGCCGGGGCCGACGACTACCTGCCCAAGCCGTTCGGGGCCGACGTGCTCCTGGCCCGCGTCCGGGCCGTGCTCCGCCGTTCGGGCCGCGGCATGGCCGGGCCCAACGCCCTGGAGGTTGGCCGATTCCGTCTCATCCTCGGGGCCCGCGAGGTCCTCGTCGGCGGCTCGCCCGTCGCCTTGACGGACCTTGAGTACGACATCTTCGAATACCTCGCCCGGGCCGCCGGGCGGGTCGTCCCCAGGAACGAGCTGTCGGTGGCCCTGTTCCAACGCCCGGCCACGCCGTTCGACCGGGCCCTCGACACGCACATCTGCAACCTGAGGAAGAAGCTGGGCGAGCACGGCGAGGCCATCGCCACGGTGCGGAGCGTCGGCTATCTGCTCCGCGCCCCCGACGGCCCGGGCGGGGCTGGCTGA
- a CDS encoding 4-amino-4-deoxy-L-arabinose transferase codes for MPLPRPRCLAAAPSLGRILEVALFLRVAAAVAVEWQVRRVGAGAGTPRVCLFPDAEYYWTLARTICLGAPYEILEWGDIPHFALRTPGYPAFLAACQSAFGERPLAARLVQAALGMLSVWLVHRLTREVLGGAGGGPVAGESGGPGPGGPRPWTVPDVAALLAAIHPYSVLMSALLLSEAAFVPLMLASLWALAAAANRVRGEAGGPPAGRAGPGSHGRRTEPAPTGGVPRGSGLLLGLAAGCASGLAVLVRPSWALSIPAMIVGFAAIARGRGQGGRGARRPAAIVGLAMALGVVLVMSPWWVRNWGIYGRFIPTAVWMGASLYDGLNPSATGASDMAFLADPDVWPLDELGQDRLLTRRALAFAAGHPGRALILAFVKLGRYWSPWPNAEGLRSLGPAIGGTILEGPILAAIILGLWARRRDLRSWVFLAGPLLYFCALHLAFASSMRYRIPAEVPAMGLAAVGVEAWCRRRAGVDAAG; via the coding sequence ATGCCCCTGCCGCGACCGCGATGCCTCGCCGCTGCGCCGAGCCTCGGGCGGATCCTGGAGGTGGCGCTGTTCCTCCGGGTGGCGGCGGCGGTCGCGGTGGAGTGGCAGGTCCGGCGCGTGGGGGCGGGCGCGGGGACGCCGCGTGTCTGCCTCTTCCCGGACGCGGAGTACTACTGGACGCTCGCCCGGACGATCTGCCTGGGGGCGCCGTACGAGATCCTGGAATGGGGAGACATCCCCCATTTCGCGCTGCGGACGCCCGGGTACCCGGCCTTCCTCGCGGCCTGCCAGTCGGCCTTCGGCGAGCGGCCGCTGGCGGCACGCCTGGTCCAGGCGGCGCTCGGGATGCTGTCGGTCTGGCTGGTCCACCGGCTCACCCGCGAGGTCCTGGGCGGCGCCGGGGGAGGGCCGGTCGCGGGCGAGTCGGGCGGCCCGGGGCCCGGCGGCCCGAGGCCGTGGACCGTCCCCGATGTGGCGGCCCTGCTGGCCGCGATCCACCCGTACTCCGTCCTCATGTCGGCCCTGCTGCTCTCCGAGGCGGCCTTCGTGCCGCTCATGCTGGCCTCGCTCTGGGCGCTCGCCGCGGCGGCGAACCGCGTGCGAGGAGAGGCTGGGGGGCCGCCGGCCGGGCGTGCCGGCCCAGGCTCACACGGTCGCCGGACGGAGCCGGCTCCCACGGGGGGCGTGCCCCGTGGATCCGGGCTGCTCCTGGGCCTGGCGGCCGGATGCGCGAGCGGGCTGGCCGTCCTGGTCCGGCCGTCGTGGGCGCTCTCCATCCCGGCGATGATCGTCGGCTTCGCGGCGATCGCGAGGGGCCGGGGGCAGGGGGGGCGCGGCGCCCGGCGGCCGGCGGCGATCGTGGGCCTCGCGATGGCGCTGGGCGTGGTGCTCGTGATGAGCCCCTGGTGGGTGCGCAACTGGGGGATCTACGGCCGATTCATCCCGACGGCGGTCTGGATGGGGGCGAGCCTCTACGACGGCCTCAACCCCTCGGCGACGGGCGCCAGCGACATGGCGTTCCTCGCCGACCCCGACGTCTGGCCCCTCGACGAGCTGGGCCAGGACCGCCTGCTGACCCGCCGCGCCCTGGCGTTCGCCGCCGGGCATCCCGGGCGGGCCCTCATCCTGGCCTTCGTGAAGCTGGGCCGATACTGGAGCCCCTGGCCCAACGCGGAGGGCCTCCGGTCCCTCGGGCCGGCGATCGGCGGCACGATCCTCGAAGGGCCCATCCTCGCCGCCATCATCCTGGGGCTCTGGGCGAGGAGGCGAGACCTGAGAAGCTGGGTTTTTTTGGCAGGCCCTTTGCTGTATTTCTGCGCGTTGCACCTGGCCTTCGCCAGCTCGATGCGATACCGGATCCCGGCGGAGGTCCCGGCGATGGGCCTGGCGGCGGTGGGCGTCGAGGCGTGGTGCCGGCGGCGTGCGGGCGTGGATGCGGCGGGGTGA
- a CDS encoding AsmA-like C-terminal region-containing protein codes for MRIRRIRRLAKVFFWGLTLLLMLAACACWFAYKLVTDSDTIGRLVRAHAARFFPGSTLETGPASVSILKGEVSLRNVQLRQRIDGRPFLAARVAWLSLRLDPRELMHGRVEPREVIVSQPRLYLRQRRDGTWNLQGLIADPWPAPAMKNPPPVLVRNGTVELVVDDGPAAPGPAAEGGPTPPALDDPSSAGAVAILRDVTMRIESADGDRLRFDGTAHGDLFEKVALEGLIDPKTGALELKGDLNGLTLSETLRRRVPPRLAPSFDALALKRGDVDLELRRLAFLPKEDEDHRLQYDASAHLRGGVWECPKLPFPVNDLSADVGLKDGLLTIRHAEGSNGGSRLLARGWARPGKALDGPFDLRVDLVKLELDRRLQARTPPQFAELWDIFKPHGQVDAYAHLVRGRPDGPVGAGATVVCHDVGTTYRHFPYPVDHLAGTLTLEKQQLSVDLHGLVGEAPARLVGKIDDPGPDAVVDLRIDAESVPIDDAFRKALPPDIRKVVDDFKPRGTVKGNVRVRRRPMVGPDARPEGIVRVDATVDLKPSCEITWAGMPYTVRNLTGQLELHPDRWEFRKIRGRNGQAIIAGDGRVERLPLPDLPDRQPPLRIDMTLRAKDLPFNEDLRRALQPAWRKTWAIIDPHGASDVDAVIHVEAGKPDLYHVAITPSAKEESSVRLQIPRPAQPGADAGGTTELRMDDVRGRFEFDNGKVAMKGVTFLFHDAPVRFESGAVRVEDSGRFDLEAKDLEVKDIRFDSNLRKVMPPLMAKFAMKLDDGRPFRARGDLKIGWSGVPGEPAWCRWDRTLVVLNDNSVTSEVPLRHVQGLLEDVRGWSNGLGLEVHGRLKLDSAEVMDQQLTELTSTFHVERGQARLEDVRGRLLKGDLSGWGAISLEDSPSYSTRLSLVGARLEEYARTVPGRQSYRGALKADVALEGKGSDIRSVHGRGVAEITEGDLGEQNFAMKFVGFINTRMSLFDPSRNDSRTAFDSANVSFRIDQGRTTLDPIRLSGSAFSLQGKGRRDPMGNLDLSLNVLYGRGRRVPILSPVMNAVGSQIFNVRVTGTSSNPTFQGEFGPRLQNLSIGRGPRNGLE; via the coding sequence ATGCGGATCAGGCGGATCAGGCGGCTGGCGAAGGTGTTCTTCTGGGGGCTCACGCTGCTCCTGATGCTGGCGGCCTGCGCCTGCTGGTTCGCGTACAAGCTGGTCACCGACAGCGACACGATCGGCCGCCTGGTGCGAGCCCACGCCGCGCGGTTCTTCCCCGGCTCGACCCTGGAGACGGGTCCGGCCAGCGTGAGCATCCTGAAGGGGGAGGTGTCGCTGCGGAACGTGCAGCTGCGGCAGCGGATCGACGGCCGGCCCTTCCTGGCGGCGCGCGTGGCCTGGCTGAGCCTGCGGCTGGACCCGCGCGAGCTGATGCACGGGCGGGTGGAGCCGCGCGAGGTGATCGTCAGCCAGCCGAGGCTCTACCTCCGCCAGCGGCGGGACGGGACGTGGAACCTCCAGGGCCTGATCGCCGACCCGTGGCCGGCCCCGGCGATGAAGAACCCGCCGCCGGTCCTGGTCCGCAACGGTACGGTGGAGCTGGTCGTCGACGACGGGCCCGCCGCGCCCGGCCCGGCCGCCGAGGGGGGGCCGACGCCCCCGGCCCTGGACGACCCCTCGTCCGCCGGGGCGGTCGCCATCCTCCGCGACGTCACGATGCGGATCGAGTCCGCCGACGGCGACCGGCTGCGGTTCGACGGCACGGCGCACGGGGACCTCTTCGAGAAGGTGGCCCTGGAGGGCCTCATCGACCCCAAGACCGGCGCCCTGGAGCTGAAGGGGGACCTCAACGGCCTGACCCTCTCGGAGACCCTCCGCCGCCGCGTCCCGCCGCGGCTCGCCCCCTCGTTCGACGCCCTGGCGCTCAAGCGGGGCGACGTGGACCTGGAGCTGCGCCGGCTGGCCTTCCTCCCCAAGGAAGACGAGGACCACCGCCTCCAGTACGACGCCTCCGCCCACCTCCGCGGCGGCGTCTGGGAATGCCCCAAGCTCCCGTTCCCCGTCAACGACCTCTCGGCGGACGTGGGCCTGAAGGACGGCCTCCTCACCATCCGCCACGCCGAGGGCTCCAACGGCGGCTCGCGGCTCCTCGCCCGGGGCTGGGCCCGGCCCGGCAAGGCGCTCGACGGCCCGTTCGACCTGCGGGTGGACCTCGTCAAGCTCGAGCTGGACAGGCGGCTCCAGGCGCGTACGCCCCCCCAGTTCGCGGAGCTCTGGGACATCTTCAAGCCCCACGGCCAGGTGGACGCCTACGCGCACCTCGTCCGCGGCCGCCCGGACGGGCCCGTCGGCGCGGGGGCGACGGTCGTCTGCCACGACGTGGGGACCACGTACCGGCACTTCCCCTACCCGGTGGACCACCTCGCCGGCACACTGACGCTGGAGAAGCAGCAGCTCTCCGTGGACCTCCACGGCCTCGTCGGCGAGGCCCCCGCGCGGCTCGTCGGCAAGATCGACGACCCGGGCCCCGACGCCGTCGTGGACCTGAGGATCGACGCCGAATCGGTCCCCATCGACGACGCGTTCAGGAAGGCCCTGCCGCCGGACATCCGCAAGGTCGTGGACGACTTCAAGCCCCGGGGCACGGTGAAGGGGAACGTCCGCGTCCGCCGCCGGCCCATGGTCGGCCCGGACGCCAGGCCCGAGGGGATCGTCCGCGTCGACGCGACGGTGGACCTGAAGCCGAGCTGCGAGATCACCTGGGCCGGCATGCCGTACACGGTCCGCAACCTCACCGGGCAGCTCGAGCTCCACCCCGACCGCTGGGAGTTCCGGAAGATCCGGGGCCGCAACGGCCAGGCGATCATCGCCGGCGACGGCCGCGTCGAGCGCCTGCCCCTGCCGGACCTCCCCGACCGCCAGCCCCCCCTCCGGATCGACATGACCCTGCGCGCCAAGGACCTGCCGTTCAACGAGGACCTGCGCAGGGCCCTCCAGCCGGCCTGGCGGAAGACCTGGGCCATCATCGACCCGCACGGGGCCAGCGACGTGGACGCGGTCATCCACGTCGAGGCGGGCAAGCCCGACCTCTACCACGTCGCGATCACCCCCTCCGCGAAGGAGGAGTCGAGCGTCCGGCTCCAGATCCCGCGCCCCGCGCAGCCGGGCGCGGACGCCGGCGGGACGACGGAGCTGAGGATGGACGACGTCCGGGGCCGCTTCGAGTTCGACAACGGCAAGGTCGCCATGAAGGGCGTCACCTTCCTCTTCCACGACGCCCCGGTGCGGTTCGAGTCCGGGGCCGTCCGGGTCGAGGACAGCGGCCGCTTCGACCTGGAGGCCAAGGACCTGGAGGTCAAGGACATCCGCTTCGACTCCAACCTCCGCAAGGTCATGCCGCCCCTGATGGCCAAGTTCGCGATGAAGCTGGACGACGGCCGGCCCTTCCGCGCCCGCGGGGACCTGAAGATCGGCTGGTCCGGCGTCCCCGGCGAGCCGGCCTGGTGCCGCTGGGACCGGACGCTCGTGGTCCTCAACGACAACAGCGTCACGTCCGAGGTCCCGCTGAGGCACGTCCAGGGGCTGCTCGAGGACGTCCGCGGCTGGTCCAACGGCCTGGGCCTGGAGGTCCACGGCCGGCTCAAGCTGGACAGCGCCGAGGTGATGGACCAGCAGCTCACCGAGCTCACCTCGACGTTCCACGTCGAGCGGGGCCAGGCCCGCCTGGAGGACGTCCGCGGCAGGCTCCTGAAGGGGGACCTCTCCGGCTGGGGCGCCATCAGCCTGGAGGACTCGCCTAGCTACAGCACCCGGCTGAGCCTCGTGGGCGCCCGGCTGGAGGAATACGCCCGCACCGTCCCCGGCCGCCAGTCGTACCGCGGGGCCCTCAAGGCCGACGTCGCGCTCGAGGGCAAGGGGAGCGACATCCGCAGCGTCCACGGCCGGGGCGTCGCCGAGATCACGGAGGGGGACCTCGGCGAGCAGAACTTCGCGATGAAGTTCGTCGGCTTCATCAACACCCGGATGTCGCTCTTCGACCCCTCGCGGAACGACAGCCGGACGGCCTTCGACTCGGCCAACGTCTCCTTCCGGATCGACCAAGGCCGGACCACCCTGGATCCGATCCGGCTGAGCGGCTCCGCGTTCAGCCTCCAGGGCAAGGGCCGGCGCGACCCGATGGGCAACCTGGACCTGAGCCTGAACGTCCTCTACGGCCGCGGCCGCCGCGTGCCGATCCTCAGCCCCGTCATGAACGCGGTGGGCTCCCAGATCTTCAACGTCCGCGTCACCGGCACCTCGTCGAACCCGACCTTCCAGGGCGAGTTCGGCCCCCGGCTCCAGAACCTGAGCATCGGCCGCGGGCCGAGGAACGGGCTGGAGTGA